The genomic stretch TGCCCTGCATGCCGGTGACCTCTTAAATAATGATCTCCGCCTGATTGTTTATCTGGAAGAGCAACCGGATCATTCTTTGCAAGAGGAATATCGCCATAAAATTGAAAAATTTGATCAGGTTGAAAGGATAGAGTTTGTTTCTCGCTTAGAGGCCTATGATCGTTTTAAAGAACAACTGAATGAGAATCAGGATGTTTTACAGGAAATACCCCATGATTTTCTGCCTGCCTCCATTGAGATCTTTCCCAAGAGAAGCCTGGATACGCTGTCGCGGATAAAACTCTTTTCCGAATACTTGCAGTCTCTTCCGGGGGTGCTCAAGGTGCAGTATGGTCGGGAGTGGGTGGAGCGTTTTTATTCCTTTATTCAGTTGCTCCGTATTATTGTCCTCCTTTCAGGTATGCTGCTCATCTTGACCACAACCTTTATGATGGGGCATTCTATTCGTCTGACCATGTTGACCCGAAAAAAAGAGCTGGAACTCTTGCGCCTGGTAGGTGCTTCGGATCATTACATCCGCTTCCCTTTTTTCCTAGAAGGTGCCATTCTTGGGGCCCTCGGGGCCGGGACCGGACTCGGGGCACTTTATCTCCTGTTTAGCTGGATTCAGCTTCGTTTCGGCGGACAGGCAATGCAAGGGATGTTCACCTTTAATTTTTTCAGCGGAACATCTGTTGGCATGATTGTTTTATTGGCTATACTCCTTTGTGCAGGGGGAAGTTTTACCTCAACCCGCAAGATTCTCAATCTGTGAGTATGAATGTCTGCACATTACAGCGTCTTTTTTTGCTTCGCTTTTTTCTCCCGTTTCTCTGTGTTTTCCTTTGCCTGGGAGAGTGTTTGGGAGAGGCGGTCGAGTCAGATGAACAGAATAAGGTGAGGATCCATATCGGGGAGTTGCAGCATGATATCAAGGTCCAGCTTGATAAGATTCAGCAGACAAATGAGGCCGAGTACGAGATTCTTAATCAGCTGGATGCCATAAACCGTAAGCTTGCTCGGCAGAAGGAAAAAGCAACGGTTCTGCAACGACGATTAGCTGAACAAAAAAAAATATTACAGGGGCTAAAGGAGAAGATTGAGCAGGCGGAAGAGAAGCGAAGCAGTCTTCAGGGGCATATGTTGAAGAGGCTCCGTTCCTTTTACATGATGGGGAAGCTCGGCATGCTCAATGTGACTTTTTCTAAGAGGGAGCTTCCTGAGCTGATGCTTTTTTCCGATTCATTTGATAATCTGGTTGCGTATGATAAAGATATTGTCGTGCAATACCGAGATGCCATGAGTGAATTGGAGCAGGCCGTGCTCTCGCGTGAACTAGAAAAATCATTACTTGAAGAGCTGGTTCGTCAGTCTGAAGAGGAACAACAGGTACTCTTTGTCCTGCGTGCAGAACAAAAGCAGTTGCTGGATGTGGTCAAGCAGGAAAAAAGCCTCTATCAGCTGGCTGTTGATGAGATGCACCAGGCTGAACAGGACTTACATAATGACTTGATGAGGCTCCGGATTGAGGAGAAGCTTGATAAGGAACAGGGGCTTCTCTTGGGAAAGGGAAGATTGTCCTCCCCTGTCACCGGTACAGTACTCTATCGTTTTGGAGACAATATCCAAAGCGGTTTGAGACAAGGGGATGCCATGAAGGGTATAACCGTTGCCATTGAACCGGGAACCTCAGTGCATGCCGTGTACAGGGGCAAGGTCGTGTTTGCCGATTATAAACGCGGGTACGGCAATGCTGTTATTATTGATCACGGGGGGAATTATTTTACCATTACAGCCCGTCTCGATGAAATTTTTATCCATAAGGGAGATAGGGTTGAACAGGACCAGGAGGTCGGTACGAGTGGCGATATTGCAACGCTTTATGACCCTGGCGTGTACTTTGAAATTCGACATGGCAATACGCCGCTGGACCCCTTGGAATGGCTTCGGATAGACAAAAGTTCGACAAATAAATTTTAGCACCTTGGGTCGAATAGCTGGATGGGTGTTAATTTGTATAATTTTAATATGTTAATTTCAGGTTGAAGTGTTTTTTTGAACACGTTTTTTGGAGCGGCTCATGATTTTTTGTTAGGGGCTTGGTGCATATTTATTTCATCTCCTTGATTTTTATGAAAAGAAAATTTTTACAGCTCGTTCTGCTCTTGCTCTGCATCATTTCTGCTTATCCGGTGTATTCCGAAACCGGGAAAGGGCAAAAGGAAGCAGAGACCTATCAACATCTTGAGACCTTTGCCAATGTGCTTGATCTCTTACAGAAGCATTATGTGGACAAGGTGGAGAATAGTGATGTCCTCCTAGGGGCTATCAATGGCATGCTGAGTTCGCTTGATCCCCACTCGTCATATATGTCACCGGAGGATTTTAAGGAGCTTCAGGAGGACACCAGAGGGAGCTTTAGCGGGATAGGTATTGAGGTGACGGTTCGTGACGGAGTGTTGACCGTTGTTTCGCCGATTGCCGGTACTCCTGCTTATAAGCAGGGTGTGGAGGCCGGTGACCAGATTGTCAGGATCAACGATATATCCACCCGAGGTATGACCTTGCCGGATGCAGTGAAGATACTGCGTGGAAATCAAGGGGAAAAAGTTGCGATCACTATCAGGCGTGCTAGCCTCAATGAGCTGCTCGATATGGTATTTGTGCGTGATATTATACCGAACCACTCCGTGATTGCGCAGAAACTTGGAGAGGGCTTTCATCGTATTCAGGTTACAAGTTTTCAGGCCACCACCACTCCTGATTTTAAGAAGGCCTTGCGCAAGGCGGCACAGGAAGGGGTGATTCAGGGGATTGTTCTTGATCTGCGTAATAATCCTGGAGGGTTGCTTGATCAGGCTGTGCAGCTTGCTGATGTTCTCCTTGAAAGTGGCGTTATCGTGACCACAAGAGGGCGTGAAAAAGAAAATGATATGCATTTCGAGGCACGACGCGGAAAAATTCGATATACCTTTCCGGTGGTTGTGCTGGTGAACGGAGGATCCGCCAGTGCTTCTGAAATTGTTGCGGGTGCCTTGCAAGATCATAAAAGGGCTTTAATTCTCGGCACAAGAACCTTTGGTAAAGGATCTGTACAGACAGTCGTTCCTCTGCCCAACGGAGCAGGTGTCCGGCTAACCACTGCTCGTTATTATACTCCGAGCGGGAGATCTATTCAGGCAACCGGGATTGTGCCGGATATGATTATTCCCTATGAGGAGAAAGAGATAACAGGACAGGGGAACGCCCCTCATACTCGCCTGCGAGAAGAAGACTTGCCGCATCATTTTGAAAATAGCGATGATACAGAGGTTGATAAGCAGGAGCAAAAAAAGAAGAAAAAACATCAGCCGGAAAATCTTTCCATAAATGAAGATTCTGCCCGGTTAGCAAAAGATAACCAGCTGCATGCTGCTCTATTTATTCTGAAAAATACGGTGGGTCCATTGCAGAAACCCTGAGAAAGCTCAGCCGGGTATGATCGTTTCTTTACTATGATCTCGGTTGTGACTTGACAAAAAACTTTTTCTTGAATATATAATCAGTTCTTAATGTGCTGATGTTAAGGGTCATCAAGATGGACAGGGTGTATGGAAAATCCATGAGGTGGCGTTAATGCAGTGCTGGTAGCAGATGTGGGTGCGGGTGTAGCTCAGTTGGCAGAGTACAAGCTTCCCAAGCTTGGGGTCACGGGTTCGAACCCCGTTACCCGCTCCATCAGTTACCTGGAGCATGTGTTGGCAGTAGATGTCAGCATAGCTTTTAACAGTTTCGGGATGTTGCGAAAGTGGGCTTTGCCCGCTTTTTTTTATTGTTTTGTCGGAGATATGCCCAGTTTTGATAATTTCGTCGATATAATAGGGACGAAGGGTGTAAAAGACAATCAGGGTTGCTAAGCTTTGCGACCTCTGCCTCTGAGAAAACAAAATATTTTTATAGTCGTTGTGAAGGTGCTGTGTGGGTACGGATCGAGTAGTCAGAATAGTGGAGAATTTTGCCACCCCTCTTCTTGACGAGATGGGGTTAGAGCTGGTGGAAGTGCAGTTCAGGCAGGAATCCGGCTGGAAACTGCGACTGTTCATTGACCGGAATGAAGGGGTGAATGTTGACGACTGTGCCTCTGTCAGTAGACAGGTAGCAACCTATCTGGAAGTCGAAGACATAATAGAGCATGCGTATACCCTTGAGGTTTCATCGCCGGGAATAGAACGCCCGCTGAAACGTTTAGAGGATTTTGTTCGTTTTTCCGGGAAGAAGATCAGGGTGAAACTCAGTGAACCTGTTGATGATCAGCATGTTTTTTGTGGTATCTTGACAGGTGTGGATGAAGAAAAAAATAGTATAACGTTGGCGGTGGACGGCTCCGACGCGAAACAGATGGTGATCGACCTGAGAGCTGTTGCACGAGCACGTCTGAGCCTCTAACGGCTCTGAATATCTGGCCTTACTATATGCAGCAAAGGTCGAAGGTGGAGAAGAAATGATGTCTGGTGGGGAAAATTTAAAGCGTATACTTGATCAGATTTGTCGAGATAAGGGCATTGATCGTGCATTATTGGTGGATGCCATTGAGGAAGCTGTGCGATCCGCAGTGCGAAAAAAATTCGGCGGTCGACGTGATATAGAGGTGCAGTTCAACGATGAACTCGGTGAAATTGAGGCTTTTCAGTATCGTACAGTGGTTGACGATGTTTGGGATGAGGATACCGAAATTCATATTGACGACGCAAGAGTACTTGACCCGGATATCGAACTTGAGGATGATCTTGGTGAAAAGATGGAGAACATTGCCGAGCTCGGTCGTATTGCAGCGCAGTCAGCCAAGCAGGTTATTATTCATCGTCTCAGGGATGCGGAAAGAGAAGTTGTTTTTGAGATGTTCCGAGATCGTGAAGGCTCTATAGTCAACGGTATTGTTCAGCGCTTTGAACGTGGGAAGATGGTCATAAATCTCGGTCGAACTGATGCTGTGTTGCCGCGTGAAGGGCAGATCCCCAAACGATCCTTTAAGCAGGGCGATCGGATTCGGGCCTATCTTCAGGAGGTTCGCCAGGAGTCCCGTGATTCCCAGTTGATCCTGAGTCGAACCTGTAATGAATTTCTTATCAAGCTGTTTGAGCTCGAAGTTCCTGAGATTGCAGAGGATATTGTTAAAATTATGGGTGCTGCCCGTGAACCGGGCTTTCGTGCAAAAATTGCCGTTACCTCAACAGAATCTGATGTTGATCCGGTTGGCGCCTGTGTGGGTATGAAAGGGGCAAGGGTCCAGAATGTGGTGCAGGAGCTTCAGGGCGAACGCATTGATATTGTACCCTGGAGCCCGGACCCGGCGAAATACGTCTACAATGCCCTGGCCCCGGCCGAAGTAAGTATGGTAATCGTTGATGAAGATCAGCACTCCTTGCTGGTCGTTGTCCCAGATGACCAGCTGTCATTGGCTATAGGTCGGCAGGGACAGAACGTGCGACTTGCCTCGCGTCTATTGAGCTGGCGTATTGATGTGAAGAGTGAACAGCGCTATGAGAATCTCGGCAAGTCGGGATACAAGAGCCTGTTGGTCATTGACGGGGTTGATGAGGCAAAGGCGGACAAATTGGTTGCAGCTGACATCCATTCAGCAAGGGATTTTGCCGAAGCTGATATTGAAAGCATTATGCGATTTGTCGGTGTTAGTGAAGATCAGGCTGCTGTTTTGAAACTCCAGGCTGCGGATATCCCCGTGACAGCAGACAGCCCTTTGGATGAAGCAGAACGTCTATTTTCCACACCGGTTGAGCAGGAAGAAGAAACCTCGGGTGACGAATTGGGCAATATGATCATTGATGACGAGTCTGCGCCTCAGCAGGCTGTCAATGAGGAAGGGAATTTCGAAGAAGCAATGCCCGGGAATACGGTTGATCAGGATGATATGACTGGAAATATTCCGGAGCAACTTGTCGATGAGCAGGAGATGTTGCCCCCGCATGAGTCGTCTCTGCACGAATCGTCTCCATCTGAGTCGTCACCGCACGACACAGTAGACGGTAACAGGCTGTCTTGAGGTTGTAAGAACGAGGTGAAGAAAAGGCATATCCCGATTCGTACCTGTAAAGGATGCGGTCGGAAGGCCGAGAAAAATGAGCTTGTTCGCTTGGTATGGTGTGAGGGCGCCTTGCAGGAGGATTTGGACGGCATAATGTCCGGTCGGGGGGTGTACAGCTGCAAAGATGAGCAGTGCAGGAATCGGCTGGCAAAGAAGAAAAAAATGCTGAGGCGAGCATTTCGCCTTCATGGATAACTTAACGTGTAACTTAGAACTTGAGTTAACGCAATACCAAGAGAAAAGGTTACGGGAGTACTTGATGAGCAGAGTCCGCATTTACGAACTGGCAAAGGAAGCCGGTCTCAAAAGCAAAGAGCTGGCAGATAAATTGATAGATATGGGATATCCTGTCAAGAGCCTCAGTTCTACGGTTGACGACGATATGGCTGCCGATATCCGCCGTAAAGTGTTGGGCAAGGCAACTGCTGAAGTTACCGAAAAGCCGATAGGGATGAAAAAACAAAAAGCTGTGGTACAAAAAAATAAAAATGCAACAGTGGTACGACGTCGTTCAAAAGCGTTGAAAGATGAGATTGCCAAAAAGGCTGAAGAGAAAGAGCAGGACGGTAAAGATAAGGTGAGAGCTGCATTGAAAGATGAGGTGTCCGCGACAGCAGATACGGTATCGGAAGCGGAGCGTCTTGATCAAGAGCAACCTGTGAAAAAGGCAGGGGAAGCTGTTGCAGAAGGCGATAGAGAAGGGGCGAAGACTGCCACTTCAGAAGCAGCAGCACAGGGGGGCAGCGAGGAGAATGTCGGAAATAAGGCTCCGATTAAACAGGAGCCGAAGCGTGCCAAAGGACTTGCAAAGATTGTTGGCCGGGTAGAGCTGAATCTCAAAGATACAGAGAAGCCCGCACCCCGTCGTAATGCTCCTCGACCGAGCAGAGGGGGGAGAAAGGGTGGGCAAGCCGCTCCGTCCCCGGCAGCCCAGAATCCGACGCCAGCTGCAGGGCGCGGAAAGGACCGCAAGAAAACCAAGCGCGTTGTCGAGATAGAGACAACTCCTGATAAGGCTAAAAAGCCAGGTAAAACAGCCCGAAAGGGGCGTCAGCGAGTTGATTTTTCCGGCGGTGGCGGCGGCGATTATAATCAGTCGTACAGGGGGCGGAGGAAAAAAGACAAACGCCGTAAAAGTAAGGTTTCTTCCACGCCGGTGACAGAGAGTAAGGCTATTAAAAGACGGATTAAAGTCTTTGAAAGCATCAATGTCGGTGATCTCGCAAAACGGATGGGTATCAAGGCCAATGAGGTCATTGCAAAATTGATGGGGCTTGGCGTGATGGCCACCCTCAATCAGTCCCTTGATCTGGATACAGCAACCTTGGTGGCAGCGGATTTCGGCTATGAGGTTGAGCAGGCCATGACTGAAGAGCTGGGGATCGAGGCTCTGCAGCAAGAGGAAAAAGGTGGAGAGAGACACCCGCGTTTTCCTGTGGTCACTGTTATGGGTCATGTTGATCACGGTAAGACATCTATTCTGGATGCTATCCGGAGAACAGATGTTGCCGAGGGAGAAGCTGGTGGTATTACCCAGCACATCGGTGCCTATCATGTGCAAGCCCCGTCTGGAGATATTACCTTTGTTGATACACCCGGCCATGCTGCTTTTACGGAAATGCGTTCCCGTGGTGCCAAGGTTACGGACATCGTGGTGCTTGTTGTTGCGGCTGATGATGGGGTTATGAATCAGACCAAGGAAGCCATTGCCCATGCCAAGGCGGCCGAGGTGCCCATTGTCGTGGCAATTAATAAGATTGATAAGGATAATGCCGACCCGGCACGTGTTATTCGTGAGCTGGGTGATTTTGGACTGATTCCCGAGGATTGGGGTGGGGATACGATCTTCTGCGAGACCTCGGCCAAGAAAGGCCTTGGTATTGAAGAGTTACTGGAGAATGTTCAGTTGCAGGCCGAAGTTCTTGAATTGACAGCTGACTCGAATCGGAAGGCCAAAGGAACGGTGATCGAGGCGCAATTGCATAAGGGCAGAGGCTCTGTTGCAACGGTCCTGGTGCAGGAGGGAACCCTGCGCACTGGTGAGTATTTTATTGCCGGACAATACAGCGGCAAGGTACGCTCGCTGATTAATGATCGCGGTGAACTGGTTGACGAGGCAGGTCCTTCTCTTCCTGTTGAGGTTCAGGGATTATCCGGTGTGCCACAGGCTGGTGACGAGTTCCTGGTGGTTACGGATGAGAAAATGGCGAAATCGGTCTCCGATGTCCGTCAGCTCAAAGTTCGTGAATCGGAATTGGCCTCTGTATCTAAGGTTTCATTGGATAATCTGTTTGAAAAAATGGCTGAGCAGGAGATGAAGGAATTGCGTGTTATTCTTCGTTCCGATGTTCAGGGAACATTGCAGGCCTTTGGTCAGGCAGCGGCAAAATTATCCACCGATGTTATCCGGGTGCGGGTGCTCCATGAAGGAACCGGTGCTGTCACGGAAAATGACATTCATCTTGCTTCAGCATCTGATGCGATTATCATCGGCTTCAATGTCCGTCCTGCGGTCAAGGTCAAGGAGCTTGCTGAGCAGGAACATGTTGATATTCGCACCTATGATGTTATCTACCATGCCTTGGAAGATATTGAAAAGGCTATGGTGGGCATGCTGGAACCAGAATATGTGGAACGCGTCATCGGAACCGCCGAGGTCAGAGATACCTTCTCCGTGCCCAAGATAGGTACCATTGCCGGTTGTTTTATTATTGACGGCAAGATCGAACGCAATGCAGGTATTCGGGTTCTTCGTGATTCAGTGGTTATATTTACTGGAGTCATTGATTCGC from Candidatus Electrothrix communis encodes the following:
- the rimP gene encoding ribosome maturation factor RimP codes for the protein MGTDRVVRIVENFATPLLDEMGLELVEVQFRQESGWKLRLFIDRNEGVNVDDCASVSRQVATYLEVEDIIEHAYTLEVSSPGIERPLKRLEDFVRFSGKKIRVKLSEPVDDQHVFCGILTGVDEEKNSITLAVDGSDAKQMVIDLRAVARARLSL
- a CDS encoding DUF448 domain-containing protein, which encodes MKKRHIPIRTCKGCGRKAEKNELVRLVWCEGALQEDLDGIMSGRGVYSCKDEQCRNRLAKKKKMLRRAFRLHG
- a CDS encoding peptidoglycan DD-metalloendopeptidase family protein, with product MGEAVESDEQNKVRIHIGELQHDIKVQLDKIQQTNEAEYEILNQLDAINRKLARQKEKATVLQRRLAEQKKILQGLKEKIEQAEEKRSSLQGHMLKRLRSFYMMGKLGMLNVTFSKRELPELMLFSDSFDNLVAYDKDIVVQYRDAMSELEQAVLSRELEKSLLEELVRQSEEEQQVLFVLRAEQKQLLDVVKQEKSLYQLAVDEMHQAEQDLHNDLMRLRIEEKLDKEQGLLLGKGRLSSPVTGTVLYRFGDNIQSGLRQGDAMKGITVAIEPGTSVHAVYRGKVVFADYKRGYGNAVIIDHGGNYFTITARLDEIFIHKGDRVEQDQEVGTSGDIATLYDPGVYFEIRHGNTPLDPLEWLRIDKSSTNKF
- a CDS encoding permease-like cell division protein FtsX → MKFLFAVLSQTRRNLVETWRSQLLSLVTITLSVLIFAFFYLVYMNALHAGDLLNNDLRLIVYLEEQPDHSLQEEYRHKIEKFDQVERIEFVSRLEAYDRFKEQLNENQDVLQEIPHDFLPASIEIFPKRSLDTLSRIKLFSEYLQSLPGVLKVQYGREWVERFYSFIQLLRIIVLLSGMLLILTTTFMMGHSIRLTMLTRKKELELLRLVGASDHYIRFPFFLEGAILGALGAGTGLGALYLLFSWIQLRFGGQAMQGMFTFNFFSGTSVGMIVLLAILLCAGGSFTSTRKILNL
- a CDS encoding S41 family peptidase, whose translation is MKRKFLQLVLLLLCIISAYPVYSETGKGQKEAETYQHLETFANVLDLLQKHYVDKVENSDVLLGAINGMLSSLDPHSSYMSPEDFKELQEDTRGSFSGIGIEVTVRDGVLTVVSPIAGTPAYKQGVEAGDQIVRINDISTRGMTLPDAVKILRGNQGEKVAITIRRASLNELLDMVFVRDIIPNHSVIAQKLGEGFHRIQVTSFQATTTPDFKKALRKAAQEGVIQGIVLDLRNNPGGLLDQAVQLADVLLESGVIVTTRGREKENDMHFEARRGKIRYTFPVVVLVNGGSASASEIVAGALQDHKRALILGTRTFGKGSVQTVVPLPNGAGVRLTTARYYTPSGRSIQATGIVPDMIIPYEEKEITGQGNAPHTRLREEDLPHHFENSDDTEVDKQEQKKKKKHQPENLSINEDSARLAKDNQLHAALFILKNTVGPLQKP
- the infB gene encoding translation initiation factor IF-2, with the translated sequence MSRVRIYELAKEAGLKSKELADKLIDMGYPVKSLSSTVDDDMAADIRRKVLGKATAEVTEKPIGMKKQKAVVQKNKNATVVRRRSKALKDEIAKKAEEKEQDGKDKVRAALKDEVSATADTVSEAERLDQEQPVKKAGEAVAEGDREGAKTATSEAAAQGGSEENVGNKAPIKQEPKRAKGLAKIVGRVELNLKDTEKPAPRRNAPRPSRGGRKGGQAAPSPAAQNPTPAAGRGKDRKKTKRVVEIETTPDKAKKPGKTARKGRQRVDFSGGGGGDYNQSYRGRRKKDKRRKSKVSSTPVTESKAIKRRIKVFESINVGDLAKRMGIKANEVIAKLMGLGVMATLNQSLDLDTATLVAADFGYEVEQAMTEELGIEALQQEEKGGERHPRFPVVTVMGHVDHGKTSILDAIRRTDVAEGEAGGITQHIGAYHVQAPSGDITFVDTPGHAAFTEMRSRGAKVTDIVVLVVAADDGVMNQTKEAIAHAKAAEVPIVVAINKIDKDNADPARVIRELGDFGLIPEDWGGDTIFCETSAKKGLGIEELLENVQLQAEVLELTADSNRKAKGTVIEAQLHKGRGSVATVLVQEGTLRTGEYFIAGQYSGKVRSLINDRGELVDEAGPSLPVEVQGLSGVPQAGDEFLVVTDEKMAKSVSDVRQLKVRESELASVSKVSLDNLFEKMAEQEMKELRVILRSDVQGTLQAFGQAAAKLSTDVIRVRVLHEGTGAVTENDIHLASASDAIIIGFNVRPAVKVKELAEQEHVDIRTYDVIYHALEDIEKAMVGMLEPEYVERVIGTAEVRDTFSVPKIGTIAGCFIIDGKIERNAGIRVLRDSVVIFTGVIDSLRRFKDDVKEVATGYECGIGVENYNDIKIGDTLEAFLMDEVEATL
- the nusA gene encoding transcription termination factor NusA; this encodes MMSGGENLKRILDQICRDKGIDRALLVDAIEEAVRSAVRKKFGGRRDIEVQFNDELGEIEAFQYRTVVDDVWDEDTEIHIDDARVLDPDIELEDDLGEKMENIAELGRIAAQSAKQVIIHRLRDAEREVVFEMFRDREGSIVNGIVQRFERGKMVINLGRTDAVLPREGQIPKRSFKQGDRIRAYLQEVRQESRDSQLILSRTCNEFLIKLFELEVPEIAEDIVKIMGAAREPGFRAKIAVTSTESDVDPVGACVGMKGARVQNVVQELQGERIDIVPWSPDPAKYVYNALAPAEVSMVIVDEDQHSLLVVVPDDQLSLAIGRQGQNVRLASRLLSWRIDVKSEQRYENLGKSGYKSLLVIDGVDEAKADKLVAADIHSARDFAEADIESIMRFVGVSEDQAAVLKLQAADIPVTADSPLDEAERLFSTPVEQEEETSGDELGNMIIDDESAPQQAVNEEGNFEEAMPGNTVDQDDMTGNIPEQLVDEQEMLPPHESSLHESSPSESSPHDTVDGNRLS